GGGCGGCTAGGCCGCAAGGAGGCCGAAGTGTCAAGGGGGCGGAACATCCCGCAACATATAGCAGTAATAATGGATGGCAACGGCAGGTGGGCCGCCAAGAAAGGGCTCCCACGGTTCATGGGACACCGTGCGGGGATGACGGCCGTTCGCGAGGTTATCGAGGCCGCCGCCGACGCGGGAGTGAGATACCTGTCCCTGTTCGCCTTCTCCACGGAGAACTGGAAGAGACCTTCAGACGAGATCAGCGCCTTGATGGCCCTCCTCGTGGAGTATCTTGACAGGGAGATCGTGGAACTGGTGAACCGGGGGGTGCGCATGACCATCATTGGCGACCGTTCCCGTCTCCCCCCGGAGGTAGCCCAGGCCGTGCAGGACGCTGAGGAGCGGACCCGCTCCAACGACAGGCTCCAGGTGAACATCGCCCTGAGCTATGGGGGGCGCTGGGACATTCTCCAGGCGGCAAGGAGCATTGCCCTCGAGGTCAAGGAGGGAC
Above is a window of Bacillota bacterium DNA encoding:
- a CDS encoding isoprenyl transferase, translating into MSRGRNIPQHIAVIMDGNGRWAAKKGLPRFMGHRAGMTAVREVIEAAADAGVRYLSLFAFSTENWKRPSDEISALMALLVEYLDREIVELVNRGVRMTIIGDRSRLPPEVAQAVQDAEERTRSNDRLQVNIALSYGGRWDILQAARSIALEVKEGLLDPEDMTEDMVSRYLATGGVPDPDMIIRASGELRLSNFYLWQAAYSEIWSTPVLWPDFRRHHFEEALQAFSVRQRRYGEVFGEEPDPC